GGGCGTATGCGGTACTCCTCGTCAGGGGAGTAAACTACGCTTTCCTCAAAATAAGCTTGAAAGTGGAGAACCTACAAGACATAATTGTGGTGAAGAAAAGACAGACTTATTAGTTGGACAGAAGCTAAAGTATTTGAATTCTGGCCTCATTAGTGTTACAGTAGCCTACCTTCTTGTCAAGGGCAACATGAGCTGGGATGAACTCTTCAGCTAGGCTCTGTTCAAAGGAGCCATATGTAGTGTCTGGGTTTTGAAAGGACAGCTCACTGATCTCCTGCTGGATCAGCTGCTCTGACAGGAGTGGCTCCTGTCCAATGCCCACAGCCGGACGGCGAGGCAGAGCGTAGCCATTCTTATAGTCCAGAGTCTGAGGACGATGGAAGGCCGACTTCTGTACAGAAACATCATTTAGGAGAAGTCAATCAACTCTGGTTTGAGATTCAAAATTGACTTTAGAAAGTACTACTTGTGTATTAACCTAAAAAATTGTAAGTGTATTATATTCAAAAGCTAATTATTGTGTCTGCACAAATACTGTGATACAAAAAGTGATGAATGAGATAGTAGCTACATGACAAAGACACAGTAGCCTATTATAAAACTGGAAATGTTTTCAACAGAGAATTGTATTTAACAAATCCTACGTTTATGATAGACTTTAATTCAAGCCATTATCCCAAAACACCGCTCAGTTACATTAGCACTTGAGGAATGCAGGAAGCTACATATACGACAaagtataatttaaataaacataaatagtTACAGACGATGAAAAGTAATTTTCTTAACTAATATTAACTTATACTGGCCCTTATTTAAGTCTAACGTTACTcatcttaaatatatatatatatctatagtTTTAACTTCCTTACCGTTACATCAGGGAAACTGTATCCCGGTAAAAATGGTAACCCGTGGCTATTCCAGTTCCAGGACATTGTCCTCTTTGATGAAGATTTTTTGACGTCTTGTCTgaacaaaatgacaaacaaaagaatAGCCGTAATTTGTGGATAAAACTCGGGTTTTGATGGCCGTTTAAAACTAGGGACCTGCAGCCGATACCGAGTTAAAAGTTTGTGGTTTCCATGGAAACGGGACGACGGCAACAATTacaagaaaagaacaaacaaatatttgtaattGAATTCTATGATAAGAAATATCAAAACACTACTAACAGTAAAAAAATCATtatccaaattaaaaaaaaacatattgacaacataaaaaaaaaactaagactGAATTATCTTCCATATTTAGTCACTTTTCAGTGTCGTTCTCTGATGAGAGGTCTCTAGCCTACTTCTCAAACAGGAAATTAATTTTACTTGATATTAAGACAGTTAATTGCTATTGTTGTAATTGACTGTATTATAAATCAACGATATTTTATTTACCAACGCTTAATTTATAGCCTGCAAAATCAAGATCACTATGTTCACCACCAGAGGGCGACCAACACCAATACATCTCACTAATCTCACAGCCCACAAGTCTTCATAAATAGTCCCACACAAGATGCCTTTTATAgcataatctttatttatctttttgtaTAAGATATATATCACTATGAAAAGagatctgtttcttttttctcaatcATCACTATAGATCATAACTAGGCTATAGTTTAGTATAAGACATGCATGTGTGCCTCTCCATTGCCTCCTCTAGCTGCATCCTACATGCAGTGGACTTGGCCACACAGAGAGAATAGGAGGAAAGGAATCAAGGCTGTTTCAAAAAGATAAATGACTCCGGAGGAAAATGcgcaaaataaaacaaaacagagaacagttttatttttgaacacAGTTTATTCCAAGCACAGGAGTCATATTTTGGTCTCAATTTACCAGCTATTGGCACTACTTAATCccattcaaaacatttaaaactgacTTTTATAAAAACTCTATGTGGATGACCCTAATATGTCCTGTGTGCTCTCAATTAAACTCTCAGTCAGGAAAATACCAAGCCTTCTTCTCAAATCTATTTACTATTTTACACTTGAATCCAGGGCAGCACGTACGCAACTGGATTGACGATAGCTTATTTATAAAACTGGCAACATGATTTAAGTATTTGCATTTCCACTGTTCTCAGTTCTGGTTCCTTCTCCAGAGTACTGTAATGAGCATCTGCTTTAGCACTTGTATCTTTAGAAGTAAAGCACGACCGACAAGAGACCTTACATTTGCATACgagggagtgaaaaaaaaagtcgatTCAATCTAGAAAATTAAATGGCACAAAATAGCTATACTCTGAAAATATTTCTAATTTTTGCATACACATTTGATGAGATACATTTGGGATAACCAATTGATAAATCCTTTGACCACACTATACACCAGCTGCACTATTGACAAAAGCATTTTAACTGCTAGAAAAGGCACTGCACTGTGAATTAAACATACTGTATCAAAAATAAGCTTGAATCACTAAAAACCTCTTTGAGGCTCTTTATAGATAAGATAGATCtaactctttttctttaaatgctgaCATCACTGTTTAAATGGGCCGATCCCCCTTTTTCAGGAAGCAAATACATCacccaaacacagaaacactagGATTGCATCCCTGAGGTGCCAGACAACCTTCGCAATAAGTATAAAAATATCTCATAAAACAAACCATActtgagaacaaaaacaaaatacacaacatcAATAAACtattaaatattataaaatagaTTTCATAAGGGTTGAGATGATTTCTCAAAAATATCTTTTGGTTTCATTAATGTTCAAAAGGCAGCATGGTTTTTCTTGAAGATTGTCTTAGATTGTCCCACTGCCCAGTAcaatgttttctgctctctctctctctctctctctctctttaaagtcCACACTTGAATACTGGAGGTTCCTGAGCAGAAAACTCTCTAGTGTCTCGGGCTCCTGCAGTTCAAACAGACTCATCTGGCCTTGGTCCTTCAGACACCATGTAGTCtctgcatgcctgtgtgtgtctaacGTAGCTTACCCATAAATCCCCACTTCAAAAACGGCGTGCTGAGGTCATGGGCAAGGCTGCATAGCCTTTCACCCCTTGCTTCCGGCAGAAAGAGGGCAGCTAAGAGGCGAGCTTACCATGCAGAGAGGGAGCTTATTCCCTTGCAGCTTATGATACCCCGAGGAATATGCAATCCGGGTTTCTTcaagtctgcaaaaaaaaactgctctcaACAACGTGAGTCCACAGTTACTTCTGCCTGCTGGCTTGTAAAGCTTCATAAAGGGCCAAGTGCATCCCAAAGTTTTTTCAAGTCCCTTTGCAGTCTTTAGTAATACCTGTTGAGGCTCCGTGTCCCTGGAATATCTGGCTGCCCGTTCATCCAGATCTCTCGTATGATCCGCTCCCTTTCCTCCAGCCTCTGCgccctctccagctcctccgcCGACGTGAACACGTTCATGTTCAGCGTGCGTTCAAACCGCCGGTGCCGTCGAGCGGACAGGTCCGAAGTGGTGTCCCAGTCCGAGTCAGAGTCGCTGGAATCCGAGGACGAGTCGGCGGGACGGGCTCGCTTTTTGGCGGGAGGCCGCTGGCGGGGCTGGCAGTCGGTGCGGCAGGAGATCTGGACCACCAGGGCGAAGAGCGTCAGGAAGAGGCCCAGACACACGCCACAGACGAAGAAGAGTGCGGCCCTCTCTGGGTggtctggggaaaaaaaagagttagtTTAGTTactttcttacaaaaacatgtcaaacatttaatTGGATCTTTGAAACTGATCTCTCATTTCCCTTTGAAACGAGTATTTGCATGACTTATCGTAACCAACCCTGGCTGCATCTTCCACTATGTCTCTGATTTTTGTTATACGAGTAAATCTTGTTATGGTGACTTGAGGGTTGTAATTAAATACTTTTGATGGTGTAATATTTAAGCAATATCAAAAGAGAGGGAGTGCTGTTATACTGAATATCAACACGGCTAATTGCTACTTCATCTCAACCTGGAGTGTgattttgcttttattcaaCAGTTCTACAAACTGCAAGAagtagacaaacaaaaacagaaaaaaaaaacagattcaaccTTTTGACGTTAATTTCGCCTTCATGTGGCTCAACCAACACAACTAGTTCAAAAACGTAACTGTGCGTCTCTGTTGCCGTTTATTGGAAGTGAATTTGCGGCTTTAAAGCAGGAAGTATTCAAAGTATCACAGCAGCTGGCTGAAGCAGgtgactgacagtgtgtgtatgtggctgTTATCTTACATCTGCATTCCTCTGGCCTACATTTACCCTCCTTTCAGtcccaggaaaaaaaaggaaatggggGATATTACCCAGAAAGATAGCATGCCACACACATGTGCCACACATGAAAGCGTGCACTAAAAGCCCCGTTATCGGTCGAGAACGATAACAGGAAAAAGTAGATCCTGTTCTCGCTAAGTTTAAGGAAATATAACCTCACCTGATATGTAAGTGTAGGCTGCCAGTGCGTTGCTGATGAGGGCCATGTTGGTGCTAGAGGTGGAGTTGATGATGGGGTTCATGTCTGGGGGGCGTCGTGGACTTTCCCCTTctactccacctcctcctcctcctcctcctcctcctcctcctcctcctcgtccaaCTCCTTCTGCAGGTCGTGGAAACTTCTCCTCGTCCGGATTAGTCTCCCTGACCTTCTTCCTATCTGCATGAGACAACAGAGTAAAAACAGCTCAGTTAAAATCACTAAGcagaatgtgttttaaataaggaagcagtttttttttttttggagtcacATTTACAGTCAGATGATGACGGCACTGTTTCGGTCAGTTACAGTAAAGTTAGTGCGTATTGTCTCCGAGGTATTGTGACTACAGCATTCAGACCATTGAGTCAGCTCTGTGTGGTTTCATTTCAGGACATTGTGCTTCTGCAAGAAAGGATACATCACACATAAAagacatacgcacacacacacacacacactctctctctctctctcagggagTTGTGTGATTCAGAAGATAACACAACATCCGCTTGTGTAGGATTCATTCTGACTCAGGTCGTTAAGAAGCACATGGGAAGACTTTGCACTTTGGCAACAATTCAAAACAGCTCCCTCCAGAAATGTCTTGAAAACTATTAATAGACGGGAACgactgtttcctcctctgtctctggacGTTCATCACAGCGTGGCTCCTTAAAGTGTTTACATGCTGCCGTGTGTTGTGAGTGGAGGAGTGCAGCTGAAGGAACAAAGGAGTGCAGAGTGATTTGATTACTTTCATTTAGCAAGCGGTCGCCTCCAGTTAAAGCTGAAGGAGTGTTTAGGTGTTACTACAGTAACTTTAGCTCTATGAGTAAGCAAAGCCtcactgggggaaaaaaaaaaaacacaactcattCAGTGCAGTGCTCTTATTCTGTGTGTAAAGTCATGTTTACATGCGTGATTTTTGGTCAGTGTGTGTAAGCATGTTTTGGtgaactgtcacacacacacacacacacacacacactgatgacctCAAATTGCAGAGCGTCTAAGGTGTGTCAGGCTCACTTTATCTGATAAATGCAGTTTAGACTGGAATTGCTCACTGAGGAGGTAAATGTTTCCACCTGGACCCACTGCTGCGGTGAAGCAAACATCAGGTAACATTCTGCCAACAGaccacaatctctctctctctctctctctctcttcaacacacatagagagaggcagacaaatcgtcaacaggaaacagtcacagcgctaaaaaaaaaaacccaacatcaacacagaacacGAATGGAAAATGTAGCTTTTCCGAGGAAATTCCTCTCGCATGATTAATTCGGGAGTGTACACTTATTAGAATGGCCATATATTCCAGGGAAGAGACGCTGCTGAGGATAGATGAGCTTTTACAGTGCAGAAACATCAGCGCAGTAACAGGAAGTTAGGACGACCAAATATAGAGACGACAGAAACTCGTGTTTTAAattctttaactttgtttaacagttgtttctgttttctaccATCTAATTCTGCCGCTAAGGACATATCAAGGTCATTAAGTTTTATTTCAAGCTAACTTTAAAGATCCCAAAGTTTCCTCTGAAAACTTGGAAAACTCTTTACTGATgctaatataaaaaaacatcgaAATGAGTGACTTGAATAGTTCGCTCAGTTGGCATCGAAAAGCTCGGTTAAACTTCCATTGAGAAACAAATGACAGTTATGTTgaccaacaaagaagaaaatatatacGATTCTAAAgatgactgtttttgtaaaacGGAGGTCATAAAAGGAATTTGATGCTTTTGAAGGTTGACATCTTGGCCTAGTCACTGCCTTGATAAAAGCtggaaagatagatagatagacactACTGTGATTACTGTACATACAGTGTATAAAGGTATAGTTTTACAGGGAATGATTACAATTATGTTTTTAGCAATAGTTCCACATTCATAATGAATCCTCAACAGCGTCGTATTGATGTCCCACTTTGTGAATTCACGTTGTGTTTCGGAATTCCgaaagcacggcacagcgggagcttcacgtacacacacagtcagacacgcacaaacacacagcgctcAGCTCCCCTGCTCCCTCCGAATAAGGTACAGAATCGGGGAtcactttcccccccccccccgattacGCCTCTGCAAcgttcagattgaaggcgaGACGtcacagggtgtgtgtgtgtgtttgtgtgtgtgtgtgtgtgtaaatatcgCAGCTTGAGACGGCACTCTGAATAGGCCTACACACTGTGTGGATGATCTTCTGATGCCCTGCCATCGGATGGTGACAAAAAGTCTCCAGAATGTCCCCGCTCCCAGCCAAGAAATGATTCTGCCCACATCCCTCAGAGTGTGTCCCTCTCTTTTCTACAGTCTCTGTGCTAAGCTAATTAGCTGTCAGCTTAGATTTGCCAGTTTTTAACAATTTCGTCCTCTAACCCTCGTGGGCATATTTCCAAATAcgttttacaaaatgtgatcCGACTGACACGTGAATAAAAACCAAGCAGTAaaagattttccttttttttttttttttttttccatcctccATGTCCAgaaaacaaatgag
The Labrus mixtus chromosome 12, fLabMix1.1, whole genome shotgun sequence genome window above contains:
- the LOC132984900 gene encoding protein eva-1 homolog A isoform X2, with amino-acid sequence MNPIINSTSSTNMALISNALAAYTYISDHPERAALFFVCGVCLGLFLTLFALVVQISCRTDCQPRQRPPAKKRARPADSSSDSSDSDSDWDTTSDLSARRHRRFERTLNMNVFTSAEELERAQRLEERERIIREIWMNGQPDIPGTRSLNRYY